A single region of the Xiphias gladius isolate SHS-SW01 ecotype Sanya breed wild chromosome 17, ASM1685928v1, whole genome shotgun sequence genome encodes:
- the cxxc5a gene encoding CXXC-type zinc finger protein 5 isoform X3, with the protein MSTGLSEGGRTEDLERSSCKQDSPVTERRNRSGIISEPLSKSLKNSRTLSQYTAVSSATTNGHTDNSESKSHPAKPQPPPQPQPTVSALTAAKLDRTLEQVLEGQNGLLHFAQAAALLKRAGMEHMLLPGGMGVGVGGGDAGSGASDLEGTSVTDAVGGPVDFPYGVGGGFPFNPGLFIMTPAGVFLADSALHMASLAEYPAQSELASAINSGKKKRKRCGMCPPCRRRINCEQCSSCRNRKTGHQICKFRKCEELKKKPSAALEVMLPTGAAFRWFQ; encoded by the coding sequence ATGTCTACCGGGCTGTCGGAGGGGGGCCGGACAGAGGACCTGGAGCGGAGCAGCTGCAAACAGGACTCTCCTGTTACAGAGCGCAGGAACCGCAGTGGCATCATCAGTGAGCCCCTCAGTAAGAGCCTTAAGAACTCCCGTACTCTCTCCCAGTATACAGCAGTCTCTTCTGCCACCACCAATGGACACACGGACAATAGTGAGAGTAAGAGCCACCCGGCCAAGCCTCAGCCACCCCCACAGCCCCAGCCCACTGTCTCCGCACTGACAGCAGCCAAGTTGGACCGAACCCTAGAACAGGTTCTGGAGGGACAGAATGGCCTGCTGCACTTTGCCCAGGCAGCAGCACTGTTAAAGCGGGCCGGTATGGAGCACATGCTCCTGCCTGGGGGCATGGGAGTGGGAGTTGGCGGTGGAGACGCAGGCTCGGGGGCTAGCGACTTGGAGGGTACGTCTGTCACGGACGCCGTAGGTGGTCCTGTTGACTTCCCATATGGAGTAGGGGGTGGCTTCCCCTTCAACCCGGGGCTTTTCATCATGACGCCGGCTGGAGTGTTTCTGGCAGACAGCGCGCTACACATGGCCAGCCTGGCCGAGTACCCAGCGCAGAGTGAGCTGGCCTCTGCTATCAACTCCGGTAAAAAGAAGCGAAAACGTTGCGGCATGTGCCCACCTTGCCGACGGCGGATTAACTGCgagcagtgcagcagctgcCGGAATCGCAAAACAGGCCACCAGATCTGCAAGTTTCGCAAATGTGAGGAACTGAAGAAGAAGCCCTCTGCTGCTCTGGAG
- the cxxc5a gene encoding CXXC-type zinc finger protein 5 isoform X1, producing the protein MSTGLSEGGRTEDLERSSCKQDSPVTERRNRSGIISEPLSKSLKNSRTLSQYTAVSSATTNGHTDNSESKSHPAKPQPPPQPQPTVSALTAAKLDRTLEQVLEGQNGLLHFAQAAALLKRAGMEHMLLPGGMGVGVGGGDAGSGASDLEGTSVTDAVGGPVDFPYGVGGGFPFNPGLFIMTPAGVFLADSALHMASLAEYPAQSELASAINSGKKKRKRCGMCPPCRRRINCEQCSSCRNRKTGHQICKFRKCEELKKKPSAALEDCLEEKPVPLPLYLPDLC; encoded by the coding sequence ATGTCTACCGGGCTGTCGGAGGGGGGCCGGACAGAGGACCTGGAGCGGAGCAGCTGCAAACAGGACTCTCCTGTTACAGAGCGCAGGAACCGCAGTGGCATCATCAGTGAGCCCCTCAGTAAGAGCCTTAAGAACTCCCGTACTCTCTCCCAGTATACAGCAGTCTCTTCTGCCACCACCAATGGACACACGGACAATAGTGAGAGTAAGAGCCACCCGGCCAAGCCTCAGCCACCCCCACAGCCCCAGCCCACTGTCTCCGCACTGACAGCAGCCAAGTTGGACCGAACCCTAGAACAGGTTCTGGAGGGACAGAATGGCCTGCTGCACTTTGCCCAGGCAGCAGCACTGTTAAAGCGGGCCGGTATGGAGCACATGCTCCTGCCTGGGGGCATGGGAGTGGGAGTTGGCGGTGGAGACGCAGGCTCGGGGGCTAGCGACTTGGAGGGTACGTCTGTCACGGACGCCGTAGGTGGTCCTGTTGACTTCCCATATGGAGTAGGGGGTGGCTTCCCCTTCAACCCGGGGCTTTTCATCATGACGCCGGCTGGAGTGTTTCTGGCAGACAGCGCGCTACACATGGCCAGCCTGGCCGAGTACCCAGCGCAGAGTGAGCTGGCCTCTGCTATCAACTCCGGTAAAAAGAAGCGAAAACGTTGCGGCATGTGCCCACCTTGCCGACGGCGGATTAACTGCgagcagtgcagcagctgcCGGAATCGCAAAACAGGCCACCAGATCTGCAAGTTTCGCAAATGTGAGGAACTGAAGAAGAAGCCCTCTGCTGCTCTGGAG
- the cxxc5a gene encoding CXXC-type zinc finger protein 5 isoform X2, translating to MSTGLSEGGRTEDLERSSCKQDSPVTERRNRSGIISEPLSKSLKNSRTLSQYTAVSSATTNGHTDNSESKSHPAKPQPPPQPQPTVSALTAAKLDRTLEQVLEGQNGLLHFAQAAALLKRAGMEHMLLPGGMGVGVGGGDAGSGASDLEGTSVTDAVGGPVDFPYGVGGGFPFNPGLFIMTPAGVFLADSALHMASLAEYPAQSELASAINSGKKKRKRCGMCPPCRRRINCEQCSSCRNRKTGHQICKFRKCEELKKKPSAALEKVMLPTGAAFRWFQ from the coding sequence ATGTCTACCGGGCTGTCGGAGGGGGGCCGGACAGAGGACCTGGAGCGGAGCAGCTGCAAACAGGACTCTCCTGTTACAGAGCGCAGGAACCGCAGTGGCATCATCAGTGAGCCCCTCAGTAAGAGCCTTAAGAACTCCCGTACTCTCTCCCAGTATACAGCAGTCTCTTCTGCCACCACCAATGGACACACGGACAATAGTGAGAGTAAGAGCCACCCGGCCAAGCCTCAGCCACCCCCACAGCCCCAGCCCACTGTCTCCGCACTGACAGCAGCCAAGTTGGACCGAACCCTAGAACAGGTTCTGGAGGGACAGAATGGCCTGCTGCACTTTGCCCAGGCAGCAGCACTGTTAAAGCGGGCCGGTATGGAGCACATGCTCCTGCCTGGGGGCATGGGAGTGGGAGTTGGCGGTGGAGACGCAGGCTCGGGGGCTAGCGACTTGGAGGGTACGTCTGTCACGGACGCCGTAGGTGGTCCTGTTGACTTCCCATATGGAGTAGGGGGTGGCTTCCCCTTCAACCCGGGGCTTTTCATCATGACGCCGGCTGGAGTGTTTCTGGCAGACAGCGCGCTACACATGGCCAGCCTGGCCGAGTACCCAGCGCAGAGTGAGCTGGCCTCTGCTATCAACTCCGGTAAAAAGAAGCGAAAACGTTGCGGCATGTGCCCACCTTGCCGACGGCGGATTAACTGCgagcagtgcagcagctgcCGGAATCGCAAAACAGGCCACCAGATCTGCAAGTTTCGCAAATGTGAGGAACTGAAGAAGAAGCCCTCTGCTGCTCTGGAG